In one window of Zingiber officinale cultivar Zhangliang chromosome 11A, Zo_v1.1, whole genome shotgun sequence DNA:
- the LOC122031241 gene encoding uncharacterized protein LOC122031241: protein MIREHRTFNRSTSKKADQCAWMRHFIEGDGGDLEHVAFLALWLSRFVFPGPPIKTVKQHMLPIAVRLARGIRIALGPSVLASFYRDLRLANEYLVFQTSQKADPLVLWAPLDYLQVWLWEHFLALRPDKQNLIDNGEPRIARWHDVGKKSDFSLVVQVLESSNFLWHPYTISLENWTRPSFYRDDGVWVRGEEAKNEEVRTFAKCLKVAELVGVDCVEQYLPHRVAMQFGLDQDLPCHFPRYNSAWEIAWGTYDITSRNCRWVSTSSVKLQMGFVRYTGCQNGNFTYFDLNLFTAMF from the coding sequence ATGATAAGGGAGCACCGGACGTTCAATCGAAGCACCAGCAAGAAAGCGGATCAATGCGCGTGGATGAGGCATTTCATCGAAGGGGACGGCGGTGACCTGGAGCACGTCGCGTTCTTGGCGCTGTGGCTGTCCCGGTTCGTGTTTCCTGGTCCTCCGATCAAAACCGTGAAGCAGCACATGCTTCCCATTGCTGTTCGTTTGGCACGGGGAATAAGGATTGCCCTAGGCCCTTCTGTTCTAGCTAGCTTCTACCGGGACTTGAGGCTTGCCAATGAGTACCTTGTCTTTCAAACCAGCCAAAAGGCCGACCCTTTAGTTTTGTGGGCGCCTTTAGATTACCTCCAGGTCTGGTTGTGGGAGCATTTCTTGGCTTTGAGGCCAGATAAGCAGAACCTGATCGATAATGGCGAACCTAGGATAGCAAGGTGGCATGATGTGGGTAAGAAGTCAGATTTCTCTCTTGTTGTTCAAGTTTTGGAGTCATCGAATTTTCTCTGGCACCCATATACCATTAGCCTGGAGAATTGGACCAGGCCATCTTTCTACAGAGATGATGGTGTGTGGGTTCGAGGTGAAGAAGCAAAGAACGAAGAGGTTCGAACATTTGCAAAGTGTTTAAAGGTTGCTGAGCTTGTTGGGGTAGACTGTGTGGAGCAGTATCTGCCTCATCGCGTGGCAATGCAGTTTGGATTGGATCAGGATTTACCTTGCCACTTTCCTCGTTATAATTCGGCATGGGAAATTGCTTGGGGGACTTACGATATCACTTCCAGAAATTGCAGATGGGTTTCAACCTCTAGTGTGAAATTGCAGATGGGTTTCGTGAGGTATACAGGCTGCCAAAATGGGAATTTTACCTACTTCGATTTAAATCTATTCACTGCAATGTTTTAG